Sequence from the Miscanthus floridulus cultivar M001 chromosome 16, ASM1932011v1, whole genome shotgun sequence genome:
TCATTACTTTAATACTCCATCTCAAATTACTGACTATTTTAGTTTTATCATAAGTTTTAAACACTTATAATTCTGactaattttatagaaaaatTTGAAACTTAGCACAAACCTAGATGAATACTTATTATTATTAATATGTAATCTGAGGAAGCATATGTACCATACTTTGGGGGCTGAGAATGATTTTGGTTGACGATTTCGGAACGAAAAAGATCGTGGAAGTTTTGCAGTAATTAATCTCGCACAAGAGGTAGCTCAATTCCTATATGAATCGAAAATGTTACCTCATAGGGTAATGTTCGGAACGTAAGATTTTCACATGATTCATCGTCTTGATTTCACGGGAAAAACACATGAGCAGAGAAAAAAAAACGTGTTCGAAAAAGACCGGTAGAGGGGTCGAGTATGGCTCCAATCAGGATATCTTGGCCCCGTTCGACTTACCCCATATTTGGTttgtttgacttcttttttcaggcggaatagtattttttctcacaacaatttagccagaacagtgttttttctcacaacaatttagccagaatagtgtttttcagccagtttcagaccagcgaacggggcccttATCTTTAATCTTATCCAGCTAAAGCACCCCGATAGCCCACTCGTTAAGCCTAAGCCTAACCCTGAAGCAACTGTCCACCCCTCTGTGTAAGAAGAGGAGGAAACGCTGACCGCGCGAGCAATAACCAATGGCCAACACTGGAATCAGGCGATCGACAGCCTGCCTGCCCCACCGGGACCCAGCGGCGCAACGCAAAGGCGGCCGCCATCGGTTTCTGCCGCGCGCCGCGCGCCGGGCGGGCGATGGATGCGTCGTTGGTGAGAGCGTTCTAGCGGGCACCGTTAGTGGCTATCACCGCCTTTAAATTCCGTCGACCTCGCCGCGCCTGCTACCGCGACGCGGTCAGTCATCACGCAACCGCCTTCTTCGCGACTTAGCCCACGCAGCTGCTCTGTTCCATGGACACCCAGCCATCTCGTCATCTCGTTTCACACAGCACGCTTGACGCACGCCACGCGGGTGGCTGGCTAGCGCGGGCATAAATAGAAAAGGAATCGTGGTCAATCAGCCGAGATCAGTTTACTCGTCCACGCAGTTGGCTGCTTCTAGTTATAGTATAATACCAGGCCCCTGTTTGTTGCGAGTTAGGTGATCACCTCGATCTCCCGCGCTTATTTTGCGCGCCACCCTGCTCTCTGCACGTACGTATCCCAGGAGAGGACCCAGCAGGCGCGGGGCGCAAGGCTCCGCGCTAATCCTACCgctccgcagccgcagccgcaggtgCGGGGTGGTTGACGGCCGCTTACCCGCACCGGCGCCATGCGCGCACGCTAGGTGATCGAGGTCAAGCCAAACGCTGCCCACCGCCTCTGCCTCCCATATAATCCTCGTGCACGTCCTTTGCTCGACTCGCACCTGCTGCTTCCTTCGACTCATCGCCATCCATCCATCAGTCGTCCACGTCTCGGTCGATCCATCACAAGAAGCTAGCCCGCCCACAGCAGGGCCAGGATCGGACGGAGGAGCTCGATTTTGCGATCAGGACCACACCGACCGACCGACGCTGACGATGATGCCGACGTCCTCGGCGGCACCAGCGTCGCCGCGGTCGCCGCGCGCGCGGCGGTCCCGGTCCGTGGTGGCCGAGCTGGAGGGCGCGCTGCTCCGGAGCGCGGACACGTTCCCGTACTTCATGCTGGTGGCGTTCGAGGCCTCCGGGCTGCCGCGCTTcgtgctgctgctggcgctgtggCCCCTGCTGCGGCTGCTGGAGCTGGGGGCCGGTCCGGGCCGGCGGCGCGACCTGGCGCTGCGCGCCGCCGCGTTCGTGGCCACCGTCGGGGTGCCTCGCGCCGAGGTGGAGGCCGTGTCCCGGGCCGTGCTGCCCAAGTTCATGGCCGACGACGTCGACCCCGCGGCGTGGGcggccttcgggagctgcgaggGGAAGCGCGTCGTCGTCACGCGGATGCCCCGCGTCATGGTGGAGCGCTTCGCCAAGGAGCACCTCGGCGCGCACGCGGTGGTCGGCTGCGACCTCGAGTACAGCCGGCTCAGGCGGTCCACGGGGCTCCTGAAAGGCGCCGGCCGTGAGGCCGTCGCCACCCTTGTGCGCGCGCTGTTCGCCGGCGACGACCGGCCGGACCTCGGGATCGGCGGGTCAGAGATGGCGCGCTCCTTCTTGACATTCTGCCAGGTACGGAATCGTACGTATTTTTGTTGTCCAacgcttttttttcttcttcccttTGGGCAAGATGTATAGTACTGCAACACAGAGTTTCAAACACGCTTCTTGCGCATGGCTGGAGAATATCTCCGTCCCCCGGCCTATGTAAGATAAGGACAAACGTGAACCATAAGTCCATAACTACAGCACATCATCACCTTAACCATTTTATACCATCTGTCCATGTGAGCAAATATAACCACAAAAGTCTCGGCGCGTTAATTCAGCATGCaacttttctttcaaaaaaacaACCAGCAAGAACATGTTggacatataatttttttttggcaaTATATTAAGCAGTAAAATTTCATCTGATGATTATGTATTACGTTCATGCATGCAGGAGCAGCAGCTCAGGCCGCCGTTCACCGCGGACCACGAGACGAACGCGCCACCGTTCCGGCCGGTCATCTTCCACGACGGCCGCCTGGTGTGCCGGCCCACGCCATTCATGTccctcgtcatcctcctctggcTGCCCCTCGGCGTGCTGGTCGCCTTCGTCCGGATCGCCGTCGGCCTCATGGTCCCCATCTGGACCATCCCCTACATCGCGCCGGTCTTCGGCGGCGCCGTGATCATCCACGGCCGCGCGCCTCCGCCTGTCAGACTCAGCGACGCCGCCACGGACGACGGCGGCTCGCCCTCAGGGGTCCTCTTCGTCTGCACGCACCGCACGCTCATGGACCCCGTGGTGCTGgccaccgtgctcggccgccgcgtggccgccgtgACCTACTCCATCTCCCGCCTCTCGGagatcctctccccgatcccgacGATGCGGCTGACGCGCGACCGGGACGTGGACGCGGCGCGCATGCGGGCCGAGCTGGCCCGGGGCGACGTGGCCGTGTGCCCCGAGGGCACCACGTGCCGGGAGCCCTTCCTGCTCCGCTTCTCCAAGCTCTTCGCGGAGCTCAGCGACAGGATCGTGCCCGTGGCGATGAACTACCGCGTGGGGCTCTTCCACCCGACGACGGCGCGCGGGTGGAAGGCCATGGAccccatcttcttcttcatgaacccGCGGCCCGTGTACGAGGTGACGTTCCTGAACCAGCTCCCCGCGGAGGCGACGTGCGCGGCGGGGAAGAGCCCCGTGGACGTGGCCAACTACGTCCAGCGGATACTCGCCGCCACGCTCGGCTTCGAGTGCACCACCCTCACGAGGAAGGACAAGTACACGGTGCTCGCCGGCAACGACGGCAGCGTCAACGCCAAACCGGCGGCGGCCGGGAAGCCGGCTTGGCAGAGCCGCGTGAAGGAGGTCCTCGGCTTCCTGCTCCACTAACCATTACTTGCACAGCTCTGGACTCTGGCCCAAATACTTCGCTCATCAATTTGATTGAGCTTATACTGTTACATTTATACCTGTACGTAATAATAAAGCATGTAGTGGTAAAATACAGTAGTGAATAGCCTTTTTTTTACATAATAAAGTACTGTATATTGTATTGTTCTTTATTTTACAATTGTTTTGGTGATATTTTACTGGGTGTAATCAAAGATCAAAGTTGTTCCTCATCTACAGTAGGTTTTGTGCTGGTCGTTGTTTGGCGTCCGTTTACAGTTTGAGTGCATTCGTCTTCCTACCCTGGGTGTTTCAAATCAATAATGGTCGTCCGTAGTAGATATTGATTAATTACTGTATTTGATAAGGTGAGCAGATATTTCCCTCCTTGACGAATGTTCTGCTCACACGTCAGCTGTTTTTCCACAATTCAGTCGGTTGCTATACACGCAACCGTATGAACTATGAACATACTACACGTGAACGTAGCCATCCAAGTATCCAAGTCCAACTGACGTTACATGACAGCACTAGTTTGCGGCAGCAAATCTGGTGCTGCTCATTACCACAAGTGATGAATGATGATGATATGCTCTGTCGCTGCGATAATTATGATCCTAGCACCTATTGCAAATATTGTGCAGAGGCAGAGCTCGActttcaccatgttcgcttgttagtttcagccagcccaaaccagccagccaatagtgtttttctctcacaacaaatcagcactagccagcccaaatcagcccacaaaccaaccagcgaacaggccgtttgTATTTCCCCGGTTTTCAAATATTTGGTAGCCATGAATATAAGAAATGAAGAACAATATTATTGTAATGCTATCTTGGCTGAAGAGCTTGTTGTCCAGTGGCTGCAAGTGCATGCCTTAGCAGCACATTCAGGTTCTAGGTTCGATTTTCATAGGATCGAATTTAGGTGTTTAGCAAATTTGAGTTATTCTACCTTGATGGCAATGCTCCATGGGAAGTCATACCCTCGCCGATAAAGTCTGCGTTCAGGGATTTTTCTCGATCAACAAGTTTGAGTTATTCTACATTAATAGAATGTTGGTTCGGGAATTTTTCTCGGTTAGCAAATTTGAGTTATTTTAACAACCCACGGACATAATACTAGTCATACAGTAAATGCTATTTTTCATATAGACCCTCACAAATGCTACAAAATGTTATGTTTTATGAGTGACAATATTTAAAACCCGTGGTATTATCTTTTTTTATTCCTGTTGTAAGGTATGGACGTAATCGTagcaatataaattaaatatatcAAATGCTAACTTTTAATATAGACCTCACAAAGACTACAAAAAGTTATGTTTGCTGACGAGTTTTATCCAATAAAAATAGTGTTCATGAGTGACAAACTGACAATATTTGAAAACGATGGGAAATGCTATGTTAGCATGAAAACTTTGAATAGAatgtttttttttactttgtgaaAAGAGGCAGCATATTTTTTTAAGGATGCCGGTGCAAGAGAATTTTTTTTACTTCGCGAAAAAAGGCagtgtattttttttttgaagggtGTCGGTGACTCTACAAAAATGAATCAGCATGTTTCTTGTTTCAAAAGAAATTAATCAATGACTCGAAAAATAAATAATCTATTGCATGTTTGGAAAGAAATTAAAAATATTTATTGTCAAGAATGGGTTCGTGACTCTCGAAACTTGGATCATTTATTGCATGTTTCAAAATAAATTAATCAGTGACTCTTGCATGTTTCAAAAGAAATTAGAAAACAATATTTATTGTCAAGAATAATGGGTTCGTGACTTTCTCGAAAAATGAATCATCTATTGCATGTTTCAAAAGAAATTAATGGGTGACTCTCAAAAAATGAATGACCTAttgcatgtttcaaaaaaaaaatgttgtCAAGAATGGGATTCGAAATCATCTATTGCattattcaaaaaaaaattgttgtCAAGAATTGGATTCAGAAACATCTATTGCAGGTTTAAATCATCTATTGCATGATTCAAAAAATATATTGTCAAGAATGGGATTAAAATTCATCTATTgcagtttttttaaaaaataaaaataatctaTTGCAGgtttaataaaaaaaaacatgcaaTGTCAAGAATGGGATTGGAACCCATGCCCTTTTGGACCAGTACCTGAAACTGGCACCTTGGACCAACTCGGCCATCTTAACTTCATATTTATTTAGAACATAATAACCTTtataaaatattattatttttaaatagTGTGTTACAGTCATAGCTTGAGAGCTATCTATACAAATGTGGCTAGAGTGCACGAGCACAATACCAATGTGGCGAAAAAAGCTCTAAATGGATCACAAAATCCGCATTGCCTCCTAGCCACCGCCCTCCCATGCTCCCATGACTTCGCCTTGGT
This genomic interval carries:
- the LOC136512912 gene encoding glycerol-3-phosphate acyltransferase 5-like, whose translation is MMPTSSAAPASPRSPRARRSRSVVAELEGALLRSADTFPYFMLVAFEASGLPRFVLLLALWPLLRLLELGAGPGRRRDLALRAAAFVATVGVPRAEVEAVSRAVLPKFMADDVDPAAWAAFGSCEGKRVVVTRMPRVMVERFAKEHLGAHAVVGCDLEYSRLRRSTGLLKGAGREAVATLVRALFAGDDRPDLGIGGSEMARSFLTFCQEQQLRPPFTADHETNAPPFRPVIFHDGRLVCRPTPFMSLVILLWLPLGVLVAFVRIAVGLMVPIWTIPYIAPVFGGAVIIHGRAPPPVRLSDAATDDGGSPSGVLFVCTHRTLMDPVVLATVLGRRVAAVTYSISRLSEILSPIPTMRLTRDRDVDAARMRAELARGDVAVCPEGTTCREPFLLRFSKLFAELSDRIVPVAMNYRVGLFHPTTARGWKAMDPIFFFMNPRPVYEVTFLNQLPAEATCAAGKSPVDVANYVQRILAATLGFECTTLTRKDKYTVLAGNDGSVNAKPAAAGKPAWQSRVKEVLGFLLH